A section of the Amblyomma americanum isolate KBUSLIRL-KWMA chromosome 2, ASM5285725v1, whole genome shotgun sequence genome encodes:
- the LOC144119245 gene encoding uncharacterized protein LOC144119245: MFFPSPTGPNIKPPILTASFKTLRELHSKEQGQLIKSAPTLSSKSLNPSNIERQNVKLALRIFSPSTAAALRSCGPRLELDHVCGTAQFLETITKWWNIVNVKTCNKGTRLRDELQSPITSASSPQIQFLLSIVEWLDLWQSLKFDTGILTRETHSALRLTTDTLEKVTRYCLDEMNFEYVLLGKVQTDCLEERFGKYRQLSGAQYHISIRQVYESERKLRLQNILELPEFEDATDAVAVNDAVLEVFDIEVTDDDYAKAPNLPATTYVAGYCAHAAFKKLSCMTCKENLMLEDEIEVEGGELVKAMTRGSLKFPQPAIVNDVLTAEIVLDKLRSEQHATQFHALPNQKEALLALTHDVLNDGIDFDVCENRHTPQLVIQYVLSAVANTLLNNLCERKNDQLIVEKAAKEKERKLKTLKN; this comes from the coding sequence ATGTTCTTTCCTAGCCCCACAGGACCTAATATAAAGCCACCTATACTTACAGCTTCATTTAAAACACTTCGAGAACTTCACTCGAAAGAACAGGGTCAGCTGATTAAATCAGCACCAACACTTTCGTCTAAATCTCTGAACCCATCGAATATTGAGCGACAGAATGTCAAGCTTGCGCTAAGGATTTTCAGCCCGTCTACGGCAGCAGCTCTGCGATCATGTGGGCCCAGACTTGAGCTAGATCATGTGTGTGGTACTGCACAGTtccttgaaacaataacaaagtggtggaacattgtaaatgtaaagacatgcaacaagggtactcgacttcgtgatgagctgcagtcaccgattacatcagcgtcaagtccacagatccagtttctgttaagtatagtggagtggctagatctttggcagtctctcaaatttgacacaggcatacttacaagagagactcacagtgcgctccgactcacgacagacaccttggaaaaggtgactaggtattgcctagatgaaatgaacttcgagtatgtacttttaggaaaggttcagactgattgcttggaagagaggttCGGCAAATACCGCCAACTATCCGGTGCGCAATACCACATTTCTATAAGACAAGTCTATGAGTCGGAGCGAAAGCTTCGTCTGCagaacattctggagctcccagagtttgaggatgcaacagatgcggtggcagtaaacgatgcagtacttgaagtgtttgacattgaggtaacggacgacgattatgcgaaggcgccaaatctcccagcaaccacttacgttgctggctattgtgcccacgctgcgttcaaaaagctgtcatgcatgacttgcaaagaaaatttaatgctagaagatgaaattgaagtagaaggtggggagTTAGTCAAGGCCATGACTCGTGGTAGTCTCAAGTTTCCACAGCCTGCCATAGTAAATGATGTTCTTACTGCTGAGATAGTTCTTGACAAACTGAGAAGCGAACAGCATGCGACACAGTTTCATGCACTACCAAATCAGAAGGAGGCTCTCTTGGCACTCACACATGATGTGTTAAACGACGGCATTGACTTTGATGTGTGTGAGAATCGGCACACTCCACAGTTGGTAATTCAATATGTCCTAAGTGCAGTAGCAAACACGCTTCTAAATAACCtttgtgaaagaaaaaatgatcaacttatagttgaaaaggctgcaaaagaaaaagagagaaaattgaagacattgaagaattga